One Deinococcus hopiensis KR-140 genomic window, CCCCACCAGTGGGGCGTGAACCGCCCCTGGCCGTGTCGCGCCCCCAGCACCTGAGCGGGCGTGAGCGCGAGCGGAAGATATTGGAGCAGGCCTGGCAGGCGGGCCAGTGGATTTCCATTCCCGGAGAGCCTGGCCCGGGCCAGGCTCTCCTCGCCTTCGGTTTCGCAGCGAGCAAGGGCGAATTCACCGTGTACTCCCGGCAATCCGGCAACCGGGTGCAGTCCTGGGCAGCGCTCACCCGCACGTTGCGGCACGAGGAGGAGCGCCGCCCGGACCTCATGCCCCGGACGAAACCGTGGGTGCGCCCGGAGTTGTGTCGTTTTGCGCCCGAGATCGCCCCTCTGGGTCAGTTCACGGCGGTCATCGCCAGTGAGGAGGACCTGCTGCGGTTGCGTGAAGCCCACACATTCTGGACCGCTGCCGTCCACGACGGTCTGCTCAGCAACGTGTGTGACGGCTGGCAGTTCTTCGGCGACAGCACGAACGCGGTGGGCGCCTTCACGTTCGGCACCAGCTTTCCGCTGCGACAGCCGGGCGGTATGCCGCGCGTGGTCGCCACCTTGCAGAGCGACTTCGGCGCCGAGCGGGTGGCCGAGGTGCCCGGTGCGCCGCTCCTCGGCCTGCTGGGAGCATTGCCGAGCATTGACGGCAGGAAAGCAAGCCCGGGGCGGCCCTGCCGTTCCTCCGGCGGGCCGCGCGCTGGGCTCAGGACCAGTACCGCTTGGAGGAGGCCGCCCGCGTTCACGGCGAGGTGGCTGAGGTGCGGGACGCGCCGGGAGACAAGGCCGGTGCCGCCCAGGCTGGGCGGCTGGCCCTCCTGCCCAGGCCCCAGCCGCTCCCGTCCCACGGCTGAAACCCTGCCTACCGAGGAGGTCATGATGTCCAGTCCTATGCATCCCACGCCGCTCGACGCGCTCGCCTCCCCCTGGGGACGGAGATGAGCGCGGTGTGGCATGCCCAGGTTCTGGGGCAGGTCCGCCTGACGGGTCCCGGGCAAGTTGTCGTCCCGCTGGAACGCAAGCTGGCGGCGTGCCTCGCGTACCTCGCGCTGGAGGGCACCACGTCCCGCTCGCGCCTCGTCGGGCTGCTGTGGCCCGATTCGCCGGAAGCCACCGCCAGAAACAACCTCTCACAGATGCTGCGCAAATTGCGCCTCGCCACAGGTGCGGACCTGATCGGGGGGAGTGACGAGGTGGGCCTGAGGCCAGCGCTGGCGGTCGACGCCGCGCAAGCGCGCGCTGCACTGACCCAGGGCCGTCTCGCTGATTTGCTGGAGCTGGACGGAACGCTGCTGCACCACCTGAGCTACGACGACTGTCCGGACCTCGACGACTGGGTGACGGCTCAGCGCGAACAACTTCAGGAGTGGCGAACCGGGGCGCTGCGGGCCCAACTGCTGAGGGCGGAGCGGGACGGCGAAGTCGGAGAGGCCCTCGCCCTGGCCCGGCGGCTGCTCGACCTCGACCCGGTGTCTGAGGAAGCCTGGCGTCACGTCATGCGGCTGACGTACCTGTCCGGCGACCGCCCGGCGGCCCTGCGCGCTTACCGGCGCTGCCAGCAGGTGCTGCGGCGCGAATTCGGCGTGGACCCGCTGCCCGAGACGGCGGATCTCGCCCGTGAGATCGACCGGGGTACGGTGCCGGCCCCGAGGCCTTCCCGGTCCGCTGCCCTCTCCCTCGCGGTGCAGCGCCCGCCGCACCTCGTGGGCCGCGAGCGCGAGTGGGCCCAGATGGAGGCGGCCTGGGAGCGGGGAGCGACCTACATCTACATCCGGGGCGCGCCCGGGGCCGGCAAGACGCGCCTGGCCCAGGACTTCGCGGCGAGCAAGGGCGAGTTCGTGGTGTACGAGGGCCGCCCGGGTGATACCCAGGTGCCCTTCGCGTCCTCGGCCCGCAATGCCCGGACGGTGCTGGGCCGCTTTCCCGACGTGCCCCTTCAGGAGTGGGTGCGGCGCGAGATGGCGCGGGTGCTGCCCGAACTGGCGAGGGAAGGCGAGGTCCTGGCCCCCCTGAGCAGCGAGTCGGACGTGTTGCGGCTTCGGCAGGCCATGCAGGTGTTTTTCGCCGAGCGGAATGAGGGCCTCGCCGCCGTGGTGGCGGATGACTGGCAGTTTTTCGACTACGAGTCCAACCAGGACGGCGCGTTTATGTGGAATACGCCCCTGCCACAGGGGATGAAGGGCCGGCTGCCACCCATGCTGATCACCTACCGCAAGGGCGAGGTGGCCCCCGAGAGCGAGGCGCTGATCCTGCGCCTGATTGAGGCGGGACAGGGCATCCTGATCGACCTCGAACCGCTGGAAGGCGACGGCGTGGGCACGCTGATGGACGACCTCGGTGTGCCGGACGACCCGGGGGTGCGCGCGCGGCTGCACGCCCACTGCGGCGGCAATCCGCTGTTCCTCCTCGAAACCGTTCGGCACCTCCTCGAAACCGGCCAGCTGGCTCAGGGCCTCCCCGAACGGCTGCCCCTGCCGCCCAGGGTGGGACAACTTATTGAGCGCCGCCTCGCGCTGCTCTCGACCCCGGCACTTCAGGCGGCCCGGGCCGCCGCCACCCTGCAGCGCGACTTTGACGTCGAACTCGTGGCCCAGGTGCTGGGCGCGCCCCTCTTCGACCTGATGACCGCCTGGGAGGAACTCGGCGCGGCCCAGATCGTCACCGGGGAGCGCTTCTCGCACGACCTGGTGTACGAGGCGGTTCGTCAGGGCGTCCCCGCCTCTGTGCAGCCCCTGTTGCACCGGGGCGCGGCCCGGGCGCTTGAAGGGCAGGGCGCGCACCCGGCCCGCATCGCCTCCCACTGGAAGGAGGGCGGCAAACCCGCTCTGGCTGCGCCCCAGTGGGTCAAGGCCGCCGAACAGGCGCAGGCCCGCTACCTGAACCCCACCGCTGCGCAGAACCTGGGCCAGGCCGGAGAAGCCTACTGGGCAGCGGGCGAGGCGGAGGCTGCCTTTGGAGCCTGGGGCCAGCAGGGGGAGCTGCTGTTCTACCTGGAAGACCTCCCTTCCCTCGAAGCCCTGGCGCAGACCATGTGCGAGCGGGCGAGGACCCCCCCCCAGAAGGCGCTGGCCTACCGCATCGACAGCGCCGCCGCGCTGATGCGGGGCGAGGTGGAGCGGGGGCTGGAGACCGCCGGGCTCGGCCTGGCCTGTGCGGTCCAGGCGGGTGATCTGCGTCTGGAAGCCGACCTGCTCGAAGTGCTGATCTTCGCCAGTTACCAACAGGGCTTCTCGCCCGACCCGGCGGCCTGGCTGGAGCGCATGCTCACGGTGGGAGACGCGCTGAACGCTCCGGCCCTTCAGGCCAAGACCCACGACCTCTGGGCGCTGTACCTGAGCGTCTCCCACCCGCGCGAGGCCCTGCGCCACGCCGAGGGCGGAGAGGTGCTCTACCGCACGCTGGGCGACGTGCAGGGTGCCGCGGCCTGTGCGCAGAAGATCGCGGGCATGCACCTCAGGTTCGGCGACGTCCACACGGCCCGTGAGGCCCTCGCCCGTATGGCAACCTACCTCGAGCGGGGCACCGCGATGGCGACCCAGCGGCTCTTCCTGCTGGAGAGCGAGGCGTGGTGCGACTATGCTCAGGGCCGCATGGCGGGAGCGCTGAACGCCCTCGATCAGGCCCTGCGGCTGGAGGTGATGCACGGCTCCGTCTGGACGCCCGAGGTGCGGGCGTGGCGGGCGACCGTCCTCGCCGAACTGGGCGCGTCCCGCGACGCCCTCGCGGAGGCGCGCGACCTGCTGCGGA contains:
- a CDS encoding AfsR/SARP family transcriptional regulator, producing MNMPTWHLQVLGQARLNGPTGTASPVERKLAACLAYLAYLALEGPTSRSRLVGLLWSDPPGATARNNLPQMLRKLRLANGTEFTAGTGEFDLLSGLEVDAARARGASAQARLNELLDLGGEFFQNQRYGDCPDLDGWVMARRERLLEWRTQARRHRAARLARAGDLPAALVHGCGLLDLGPRGFGTESLPGTVRLAREIGRGTVPMPSTPPVGREPPLAVSRPQHLSGRERERKILEQAWQAGQWISIPGEPGPGQALLAFGFAASKGEFTVYSRQSGNRVQSWAALTRTLRHEEERRPDLMPRTKPWVRPELCRFAPEIAPLGQFTAVIASEEDLLRLREAHTFWTAAVHDGLLSNVCDGWQFFGDSTNAVGAFTFGTSFPLRQPGGMPRVVATLQSDFGAERVAEVPGAPLLGLLGALPSIDGRKASPGRPCRSSGGPRAGLRTSTAWRRPPAFTARWLRCGTRRETRPVPPRLGGWPSCPGPSRSRPTAETLPTEEVMMSSPMHPTPLDALASPWGRR
- a CDS encoding ATP-binding protein; its protein translation is MSAVWHAQVLGQVRLTGPGQVVVPLERKLAACLAYLALEGTTSRSRLVGLLWPDSPEATARNNLSQMLRKLRLATGADLIGGSDEVGLRPALAVDAAQARAALTQGRLADLLELDGTLLHHLSYDDCPDLDDWVTAQREQLQEWRTGALRAQLLRAERDGEVGEALALARRLLDLDPVSEEAWRHVMRLTYLSGDRPAALRAYRRCQQVLRREFGVDPLPETADLAREIDRGTVPAPRPSRSAALSLAVQRPPHLVGREREWAQMEAAWERGATYIYIRGAPGAGKTRLAQDFAASKGEFVVYEGRPGDTQVPFASSARNARTVLGRFPDVPLQEWVRREMARVLPELAREGEVLAPLSSESDVLRLRQAMQVFFAERNEGLAAVVADDWQFFDYESNQDGAFMWNTPLPQGMKGRLPPMLITYRKGEVAPESEALILRLIEAGQGILIDLEPLEGDGVGTLMDDLGVPDDPGVRARLHAHCGGNPLFLLETVRHLLETGQLAQGLPERLPLPPRVGQLIERRLALLSTPALQAARAAATLQRDFDVELVAQVLGAPLFDLMTAWEELGAAQIVTGERFSHDLVYEAVRQGVPASVQPLLHRGAARALEGQGAHPARIASHWKEGGKPALAAPQWVKAAEQAQARYLNPTAAQNLGQAGEAYWAAGEAEAAFGAWGQQGELLFYLEDLPSLEALAQTMCERARTPPQKALAYRIDSAAALMRGEVERGLETAGLGLACAVQAGDLRLEADLLEVLIFASYQQGFSPDPAAWLERMLTVGDALNAPALQAKTHDLWALYLSVSHPREALRHAEGGEVLYRTLGDVQGAAACAQKIAGMHLRFGDVHTAREALARMATYLERGTAMATQRLFLLESEAWCDYAQGRMAGALNALDQALRLEVMHGSVWTPEVRAWRATVLAELGASRDALAEARDLLRTLPDSPNQLPEVRVLVLDLIANLGHREEAEAALREAGRVLQGRGYWAARLDLARAALFGPQERLPLLEAVLGRSREEGFRGVALGAEVRRNAARLELGLPPLPWEAPPEDHPAGVIGLLEWREVRARVARILGPDRGTQALADLRAWVQQTAEHDVPTEYRARFEEWAQVAFRRSAADPVVLAHEAN